Genomic window (Flavobacterium oreochromis):
GTTTTATTGTACTACCTAAAACAGCTACGTAACTAGACATATCAAAAATGTTTTTAGGTATGGATGCATTTAGATTAACATCTTGAATATCTACTTCTAGCCGTGGCATTTCTAGATCATTTTTATTATGCTTTTTTGAAAAATCAACAGCAATACTATAATAAAACAATTGTTTTTTCAATGTATAATTTTTAGTGATCCAAAGTACTATCTTGCCATAAATAACACTGGTAAATTGTTTGGATTCTAATTCTATCTCCCAGTAATCTTTACGATCAATGGCGGTTTTTACCTTATATGTTTTTTCTAACAATTTTAGATCAAAAGCATTCTGATTCAAAGCAGCCACGTTTGCAGAATATACCATGGTTTTTTCTTTATTAATAATCTTTAGCGATTTATTATTTGACTGAATAAATTCGGTATTTCCTATCTTTTGATAAATCTCATTCCCACTTTTCTTAAAAGCCCCCACATAATACTCTATAACTTCTTTTGAAGTATAGGTTTTAAACAGTTGATATTTGGATACGAATGAAATGGATTTGTTTTGTTCAAAACAACTGGTTGCTTTCTTGAGGATGGCCTCTGCATTCTGCGAACGCATCCCTTGACAAAAAAATAACAGTATTATCAAACTTTTTTTCATACTTCTTATTTTTTTATTACACTACTCGATCGAGTTTCCTGAATAGTTTTAACTCCTCTTGCCGTTTCCTTTTTACCCTAACTAGTCCTCCTTCATTATCATATTCATAATAAGTACCATAATTATTCTCGTCTAATTCTGACATAAGTTTTAACGTAATAGGATCATAGATATATGATTTCATAGATCCATCTATAGGATGAATTCGAATATCATCAAAATAAACAGGATTAGCTCCTTTGTTGACTAATTCAATCGAGATATAAGTAGGAGCAAGACCTGAAGGACTACAATTACCCGGTTTAGGAGGTACGGTAAAACGCTTAAAAATTCGTTGCCAACCTTCTATTATATCACCTGTAGGTTCAAAATTGTCCTCACACATCGGATTTCTAGCTCCATCAAGGTATTTTATACTGATTCCTGGATTAAGATAGGTAAGTATTTGATTAGTCACCTCTTCTTTTACCCAAGCACTAAGAATATACGATTTTTCAGGTTCCAGATTAAAAGTAATACAATTATCACAAACATCTTTTTTGCGATAAGGACCACAGGTTACCTTAGCAATGTCATTATCAGATCTCAATCCGTTTGACAAATAATAATCGCCTTCTACAATGAAATCAAAATCTTTTGAAGCATAATAGTCGGTCATTGTTTTATCAAATGTATCATAGCTAAAATTATTAGCGTAAGCATACGGAAAAATCGGCTTATTATTGGCATCAAATCCATAGCCTAATAAAAAGCGTAATGATTTTTTTAAATATTGGGTAATACTCGTACTACTTGGATTTGTTGCTAGGGCATCAGTGTTTTCAATAACTGCTTTTTTACTTAATTCTGGATTTTGATTTGGATCCAGTTCTGGAGCAATGAATTTACTTGACGGAGAAGCTAAATCAGTTTCGGCATCTACATAAAATCCATCTTCTATCCCCATAACAAATAAATGAGGTAGCTTTGTAGTCGTTTTCCCTTTGTTTATTTGGTGATTATCAAAGCCTTTCATAGTCTCTTGAAGCTTTACTAAATTTGCTGTTTGGCAACCATCGGTTATTAATAAAACAATATCTGGTTTTGTACTTAACTCCAATGCTTTTCTTAAACCACTGTTCCAATAATCAGAATTGCGAGACACACCTGTTCTTTTTTCAAAATAAGTTTTTCTATATTTATTTATCCAGTTGTAGTAAGGACTATTGTCACTTTGAATTAAGTCTTTATTTATTCTACCTTGATCAATAACATGATCTTCTCTTATGTCATCATCTTGGTCAGATAGTCCAATAAATGAGATTTCAACATTCGAACCGTATTTATCATTGTCAAAAGCTTGGTTCTGGACTAATTTTCTAAGTGCATATTTAACATTTTCAGCATCTTGCTCAGAAATAGAACCCGATTCATCTACCACAACCGCTACATGTTTTTTACAATAGATATCCTTACAAAAATCAATATGACGAAATGTTATTTTAACTTCGGTATTTCCAAATGTAGCTCTAGCTTGATTAACATAAGCATCGGGTTTCAAGTAACTACTCAAATCAATATCAGTCATATCTTCTAGAGAAGCAAAATCTAATGCACCCAGTTCTATATACACATCTTGGTTAAGAGCTTCTGCTCCATCTTGTATTACTTCCTTCTCAGAAAAACTAAAACTTACCGTATTATTAGTTCCGTTTTTTATTACTTTGTAATTATAAATTTTTGGAGCATTATCTGTTATATAAGGCATTAAAGCATTAAACTCAGCTCCTGGATATGCATATATGTCATTTTCTTTAAAAAAGTCTTTTTCATCTAAGTCTTTTGGGTAACCATTGTTCACATTGGCTCCATTTTTCTTTAAATGATTAACCATTCCAATAAAAAATTGTTTAATTACTGGAGTATTGGGGTTTTTTGTCGTACATGATTCAGTAACACAAGCAGTTTGCAAAGATTCTTTGTAAGCATATTTTAAAAATTCAGTAAACTCACTCTTGTAAGACATTTCTCTTCTAGCTCCAAAAAAAACAATAAAATCAGAGTTTGAAACTGACCTATAGCCATTATAAAAAACGGCTGGTCTACCTATAATTTTTGATACAAATTCATCAGAAGTCAAGTTTGAATTTGTAGCCGTATTTTTATACACACCATCATAAAGTAAAATAAAAAATATTTTTTTGGTTTTATTAGAATTAAGCAACTGTTGGTAAGCAGATTGTAACGCTGCTATATCGCTAAAATTCTCTTCGCTGATAACAAAAAAGAAACATCCATTTTTTTGTAATCAAGGGATTAGCAAGTATCCCAGGATAAGTTGGATCAGTACTGCTTATGATATTTTTAAAAGTATCATTATAAGGCGTAGCTTGAAAACGCAACAAGTCACTAGCTTGGGTTTCATTTGAAGTATTGGTAAAAGCTGGTGGTATAGCTGTTTTAAAATTCTTTTGAATTGCAGTAGCTCTTGCCCCAGTTGAAACATCGTCATAGGTAGTTAAGTATAATTTTTTACCCATATTGGCATTAACAAAGTCAATTAATCCATTCGCTAATTCTTCCCTTTCTTTATTTGATAAAACACTACCCGAATAGGAAGGCAATTTAAAATTAAAATTAAAATTCACTTCACAATCAGGGCAAGCAATTACGGGTACAACAATAGGACCTATAACCGATTTACAACCATCAGCATTCGTAATTACCAGTTCAACAGTGTTGTTACCTACAGTGGTAAAGGTGAGTGGCATTCGATATTCACCATTATCATCTAAACTTGCGATAATATTTCCTTGAGGATCTTTCTGAATCCACGTTAGTATTGAATTCTTATATATGGGTTCACTAGTATCTTTAACTAAATAAACTGTTCTAGGACCACAAACATAATTACAGTCTCTTGAATCCTTTATTTTTTCTGTACGACTAATTTGAATACAGTCTTCAAATCTTAGAGTTCCTTTTACAGAACATGAATTTATGCATACAGGTTCCTTGTAGTTGTAAATAAATTTTGCTATCCTACATGGATTAGTTTTATCAGTAACTGTAAGTTCAACGATGAACTGCTTATACTTTCTAAGTTCTTCATTCAAAACGATGTAATCAGCCCTTTCTGGATAAGTAGGTAAAAGAAATCCATCTGCTGTTCTAACGGACCAAGTCTTTTCATAATCGAAACTATCAATGCCTTCCCTTTTGAACGTAAATAAATCTATATCACATTGATTCGAAAAAGAATGGGATAAAATTTCACCTTTAATTGGTGTTGTGTTACTACATGGAGTCACGTTTAAAGTTATAGGGTGTCTTTCTAAAATTAAAGGAGACATATCAATAGTAGCTGGGGGATTACTAGTTGTGGTATGGAATGATTTACATGTATAAATACCAGCATCTGCCAAGGTTAATGAGTTTATGGTGTAGCTCCTTGAAGTAGCTCCACTAATAGCAATACCATTTTTATACCACTGGAAAGTGTCTTGAGAATCAACACGATTAGGATAGTCTTCACTCATGGTTAATGTCAGCGATTGTCCTTGCGCTTTATTTTCTGTTTTTGGAGAATCAGTTTTCGCTTGGTAGTTATAAGAAAAAGAATTACGCTTAAAAAAGAAACTGAATCTACTAAATCAATAAATCTAAGTTTATTTCCTTGAACATTAAATTCACCTAACACATTAACAATATTTAAATAGGTAGCAGGCAAAAAACCAGAAATCTCATTATCATTTAACAAAAACCTTCTTAAATTAAGAAAATTCCCTATAAAATCAGGAAAAGCTGTAAGTTTATTATGATCACATAACAAAAGAGAAATTTTGTTTGAATTTTTTAGATTGTTAATATCTGTAAAACCATTTTGACTTAATAATACCCCTTCTAAATCTGAAAGTTTTAAAAATGAATCAGGTAAAGAACCTTTAAAATTGTTTGCGGATATTACTAGTCCTTTCAATTTTTTTAAAGAACCAATAACCTGTAAATTTCTTGCTAAACCATTAGATCCTAAATTTAAATATCTAAGGTTAATCAAATTCGAGAAATTACTAGGAATTTCCTTATTATTATAATCAGGATCTGTTATTTTATTATTTTTTTCATTATCAAAGAATTCTAATGTATCTAAAGAAGTTAATAAGCCTAAATGGGATAATCCTCCAGATATTTGTGTATTTGAAATCACTAAGTGATTTAATTTTTCTAACTTCGATATTTCCATAGGAATTTCACCACCAATTTTATTAAAAGTATTTACAAAAAAAACTAAATTAGTCAAGTTTGTAATTGATGATAAATCCCCAAACAAGCCATTATGTCTAAAATGAATAGTATGTAACTTATAATTATTTGCAATAAAATTAATATTACCACCTAATTTAGGATTATAAGATAATTTTATACTTGCTAATTCTGTTAAAGCAGACAAGTCAATAACAGCCCCATTTAAATTATTATCAGTTGTAAAGCTAATGTTAGTAACATGTCCATTGAATACATCAATTCCATACCACCCTCTTCCATCCGAAGTCCAACTGGTCACTGGTGTATTAAAATCCCATTTTCCTTTATTTCCGATCGTGTTATTCCATTTGTCACCACCAGTCGCAATATAAAATGCTAACAAAGCTTTTTTTTCACTTTCTGGAATATCTTCAACTGTTGATAGTTTATCCGCTATATTAGTCGAATTTTTCTCTTCATATTGACTAGTTATCTTTTCTTTATTTTTTTCTTTTTGCTCAATAACTTCTGACCGCATAATACGTCTTTCTTGAAGTTTTGGGGTTAGGCGTTCCACATCTAGCCCAATTTCACTATCTGTTAATTCCTGAGCCAGCATGCTATTACTAACACAAAGTATTAGAATACAAAATATTATTTTTTTAATTAATTTCATTTTCAAATAATTCGTCATTACTATTTTGACTTATTTCTTAATTGTGCTAATCGAGCTACACGTCTTGATCTTTCTTTCTATTTTGGCAGTAGCTATAGGAGCTACTCTTAAACTCTTTCTGCCAGAATGCGAATGTTTACTAGAAATGTAGTTGACATTTTCCTTTAAGGCATTTTGAAAATTAAAATGCGATTTAGTATCCAGTGCTTTGTTATCCTGATCATAATCTTCAAAATTGTCAAAACCTAATTCACTGTACTTAGTGTTCGAGCCTACCGCGAGAGGAAGTTTGTAATTATATCCAAATAGTGCAGCAGAATGTCGCTCTAAGGCATCTTTATTTTCTATTTCTTGCCCATGGTTGTTGTACAAACTAACTTCAGAGGCATATTGCCATTTTTCTCTATTGATCACCCATTTATTATTTTTGATATCCCATTGATAAAAAGGATGAAAATCATTAAAATAACCCGATATTCTAGGTGTGGTTTTTGTGGCTGCTGTGTTTCTTCCTGTTAGATACGCATACGATTTGTTAGCTCTCCAGTTTCCTAGTATATTATATAAATACGGATTATAGGTTCGTTTTCTTCTATCTACAGGGTTTTGGTTTTGATTATATTTTTTATTATATTCAAACTCCATATTGTTATTACTATCATAACTTACTAAGGGCATCCCTGATTCACAAGGCCCTGGCCAAACATTACTATACTCAATCGCCGAGGCATTGATAATACGATAGGCACCCCAAGAATCTGAATCAAATATTCCAGTCAAGTTTGTTCTTCCAGTGGCTAAAGGATTAATCATTGAGGTTACGCTAGCCATGCTGCTTGTTTGAAGATTTTTGTAAGCAGATTGAATTACCTTTATGCTTCCAGTAAGTAAACGCGTATCGTTTATTTTTATCCCTTTACTATCAATTAGGTCAAAAC
Coding sequences:
- a CDS encoding LolA family protein codes for the protein MKKSLIILLFFCQGMRSQNAEAILKKATSCFEQNKSISFVSKYQLFKTYTSKEVIEYYVGAFKKSGNEIYQKIGNTEFIQSNNKSLKIINKEKTMVYSANVAALNQNAFDLKLLEKTYKVKTAIDRKDYWEIELESKQFTSVIYGKIVLWITKNYTLKKQLFYYSIAVDFSKKHNKNDLEMPRLEVDIQDVNLNASIPKNIFDMSSYVAVLGSTIKPIGKYSKYKVIVQK
- a CDS encoding leucine-rich repeat domain-containing protein — protein: MKLIKKIIFCILILCVSNSMLAQELTDSEIGLDVERLTPKLQERRIMRSEVIEQKEKNKEKITSQYEEKNSTNIADKLSTVEDIPESEKKALLAFYIATGGDKWNNTIGNKGKWDFNTPVTSWTSDGRGWYGIDVFNGHVTNISFTTDNNLNGAVIDLSALTELASIKLSYNPKLGGNINFIANNYKLHTIHFRHNGLFGDLSSITNLTNLVFFVNTFNKIGGEIPMEISKLEKLNHLVISNTQISGGLSHLGLLTSLDTLEFFDNEKNNKITDPDYNNKEIPSNFSNLINLRYLNLGSNGLARNLQVIGSLKKLKGLVISANNFKGSLPDSFLKLSDLEGVLLSQNGFTDINNLKNSNKISLLLCDHNKLTAFPDFIGNFLNLRRFLLNDNEISGFLPATYLNIVNVLGEFNVQGNKLRFIDLVDSVSFLSVILFLITTKRKLILQKQKIKRKDNR